TGCTACACGCCGCAATGATGTATCCGACTCCCCTTCGGTGGTTTGTATGTGCGCCAAAACGCGCCTTTGCTTGTCTGGGTCAAGGCCTGCACATTCATCAAACCTTGTTTGTTCATCGGCGATCCAACGATCGAGCATTGATTCAATGAGATTTTCACGTGTGCCAAATGCGGACTGGATACTGGCTTTCGGAAGTTTGGCTTCTGCTGCGAGAGTGCCGAACGACAGACCATTGCCACCAGACTTGGCGAGTAACTCTTCAGCGACATCGAGCAGATGCTCACGGTCAATTGTGCGAGGACGTGGCATGACTTGACTCCATTGTGTGTTTAAAATACGATCGTATTTAAACATCGTAGTGGCAATTTGTCACTGTGGCAACTAAATAGTTATCTAATCTTGGTGAAGGGAAGCGGAAATGAGCTGGATATATTTGGTCGTGGCGGGGTTATTGGAAATTGGTTGGCCAGTGGGCTTGAAAATGGCACAAGAACCCCTTACCCGATGGATGGGTATCGCAACTGCCGTAAGCTTCATGGCGGGCAGTGGTTTTTTTCTGTGGCTTGCGCAGCGCCACATACCCATGGGTACAGCCTATGCCATCTGGACAGGTATCGGCGCAGCGGGTACTTTCCTGGTGGGCGTGATGTTTTATGGCGATCCTTCCACACTGATGAGGTACATCGGTGTACTGCTGATTGTGGCGGGCGTGGTTACGCTGAAACTGGCCCACTAATTTCAAAAAATTTTTAACCTTCAAAGGTAAATATCTCAAAGGGTAAACATGACTCGCAGCTTTAAGAAGTTTGAAGTGAACGGCACCGTATTGAATGTGCTGATTGCAGGGCAGGGCGAACCTGTTTTGCTGATTCACGGATTTCCGGATGACCACAGCGTGTGGCGTTATCAGATCGACGCGCTGGTGCAAGCGGGCTTTCAGGTTATTGCCCCTGATATGCGGGGGTACGGAGAATCTGCGCTGTCAAAACGCGTGCGCGATTACCATGTCAGCAATTTGGTGAAAGATCTTCTCGCGCTGCTCGATGCTTTGAAGATCAAGCAGATTGCAGTGGCCGGTCACGACTGGGGCGCAGGCATTGGCTGGATGCTCGCCATCCATCATCCGGAACGGGTATCGCGTTACGCCGCCTTGTCAGTCGGACATCCTTGTGCGTTTGTCAGCGCGCCCATGTCGCAGAAATTGCGCAGCTGGTACATGCTGTTTTTCCAGTTACGTGGCCTGGCCGAGTTCTTGATCAAGGCCAATAACTGGAGTTTGTTTCGCAAGGTATTTGGCCTGCCCAATTATGAAGAGGAAGTGATTCAGCGTTTGTCGAGACCAGGCCGCCTGACAGCAGGTTTGAATTATTACCGGGCCAATGTGGACATGTTGTTTGTCAAAAATCTTCCATCTGTGAAGATGCCCGTGTTGGGACTTTTCAGTACAGGAGACAAATATCTGATTGAGCAGCAGATGCAGGATTCTGCACAATATGTGCAAGCCGAATGGCGCTATGAGTGTATCGAGGGTGTGTCGCATTGGTTGCAACTGGATGCGCCTGAACGCGTGAGCGCGCTGCTGATCGAGTTTTTTGGCAACGCCAAGCTTTGACAGGCCGCATTGCGCAGGTATATTGGATCCATAAAATGGCTTGAAGCCAAAAATTATTCCCTGTGTACACACCACCTCATTGACGCCGGCTCATGTCTTTTTATAAGGGTCAAGAAAATGAGTACAGAAATTAAGCCACCCCTGCCACCGTTTGATCTTGACTCCGCAGTCAAGAAGGCAAGGGCTGCGGAGAACGCCTGGAACACGAAAGATCCTGTGGCGGTATCCCTGGCGTACACCGAAGATTCCAAGTGGCGCAATCGCAGTGAGATATTTCAGGGAAGGCCTGCGATTGTGGATTTTCTGACCCGGAAATGGGCGCATGAAAACGGCTACAGGTTGATCAAGGAAGTTTGGGCCTACACCGACAATCGCATTGCTGCACGATTCGCTTACGAGTGGCACGACACCGATGGAAAGTGGTTTCGAAGCTACGGCAATGAAAACTGGGAGTTTGATTCCCGGGGCTTGATGAGAGTTCGCCATGCCAGCATCAATGACATCCCGATTGCTGAAGCGGACCGGTTGTTTCATTGGCCACAAGGCCCCCGACCGCTGGACCATCCTGGGTTAAGTGACTTGGGCCTCTGATCTACTTTTGTTTCTGGGCGCTTGCTGGCGGAAAGCTGTGGAGGGTTTCAGAAATGATTCTCAGGGTGTGTTCAATGCGCTCGTCATTCAGGTTGCCGCCCAGAGAAAGTCGCACGGCATTGGGCGTGTTTCCTTCCAGGCAAAACATGTCTGCGCTGGCAATCGCGATGCCACGGTTGAGCAAGCGGCCACAAAACGCGGACTGATTCCAGGTGGAAGGAAGATTGAGCCACAGGTGAAACCCTTCGGGATTCGTCTCGTAGTTGAAATCACCCAATATGCGCTTGGCGATCATTTGCCGCTTTTGGCTCAGCAGTCGAATACTGTCCAGGCACATTTGGGCAGTGCCGTCGAGAATCCATTGGGTCGCAAGTGCTGAACACACCGGGCTTGCCATAATTTGTGTGGCGCGAAGTGATGAGGCAATTCGTTTGGATTCAAGTTCATTCGGGCAAACCAGAAATGCAATTCGAAGCCCGGCACTGACGGTTTTGGACAAGCCGCTGACGTAGTACGTCAATTCTGGTGCCAAGCTTGCAAACGAAGGTGGGGGCGTTCGCATCAATTTGCTGTAAGGATCGTCCTCAATAATTTTCAGGCCGAAGTGCCTGGCTACTCCAACAATTTCGCGCCGCCGTGGTTCGCCAATGGTTCGGGTTGTCGGGTTCTGAATGGTCGGGTTCAAGTACAGTGCACGTACATCATTGATGCGGCAGTGTGCTTCAAGTGCGTCAGGAAGAATTCCTTCGCTGTCGGTGGGTATGCCCAGTGTTCGAATGCCGAGTTGGCCAGCCATGGCTTTGACGCCCGGATAGGTAACGGCCTCTGCGCACAGGATGTTGTCTGCACCAACCAATGCCGTCATGAGGCCCGCCAAGGTGCCTTGAATGCCGGGTGTGACTAGCGTAGTGCGCCCTTCGTGGTGCGGGCTTACACCACTTAACCAGGTGGCTGCTGCCTGCTGGTCGTTGTCGCTTCCACCGAAGTCCTGGTAACGGGTCAGTCTGTGAAAATTGCCTTGTTCAATCACATGGCGTGTACCCTGCCGCATGCGTGCAAGAAGTTCGGGCTCTTGCGGTTCGGGTGCCATGTTCATGGTCATTTCAATCAGGGTGGGTTCTGTTCCACGCGGACTTGAACTCTGGATTCTGACGTAACTGCCCACGCCTGCCTTGGAGGTGATCAAGCCGCGGTGTTGCGCTTCCTGATAGGCGCGGGCCACCGTGGTGTAGTCCAGGCTCAGACCCTTTGCCAATTCACGAATGGGCGGAAGGCGGTCATCCAGACTCAATATGCCCTGCCGTATTTCCAGTTCAATCGCTTCAGCAATGGCCAGGTAGGCCGGTTTGTTGCGGTCTGCAAGTGCCTTGTTCCAGTCGTTCAAAAGATCTGCTCTGTTTCGCATGCGTAATCGTTGTGCTTGTTTGAATCAATACCTGTGCAAGCAACTTGCGCGCCCGATGTTTTGCATTTTTTTGCACTCTACCGGTGCAGGCAATAACCGTTGTGGCGGGCACGTTTTTCAGGAAGATGAGTGCTTGGATGGGTGAAGAGCCGCATCAAATCGATTTGATCGGATCTTGATTGGATTGACCTGGCATGAATTGGTACAGGCATTGCAGATCAATCAACGTGCGCCGACACAGTGCAAATTACTTTCACGGTGCCAATTTGTTGATGACTCTGGAGATCATGAAATGCCTAAAGT
The nucleotide sequence above comes from Limnobacter thiooxidans. Encoded proteins:
- a CDS encoding TetR/AcrR family transcriptional regulator, whose amino-acid sequence is MPRPRTIDREHLLDVAEELLAKSGGNGLSFGTLAAEAKLPKASIQSAFGTRENLIESMLDRWIADEQTRFDECAGLDPDKQRRVLAHIQTTEGESDTSLRRVATLLAAMMGSTQQVKRSIDWYASRIGDLNVVNEEDRRLRAAFLATEGAFFMRYLIGFDVSDEVWSEVFKDIKQMVLATKS
- a CDS encoding DMT family transporter — translated: MSWIYLVVAGLLEIGWPVGLKMAQEPLTRWMGIATAVSFMAGSGFFLWLAQRHIPMGTAYAIWTGIGAAGTFLVGVMFYGDPSTLMRYIGVLLIVAGVVTLKLAH
- a CDS encoding alpha/beta fold hydrolase, which translates into the protein MTRSFKKFEVNGTVLNVLIAGQGEPVLLIHGFPDDHSVWRYQIDALVQAGFQVIAPDMRGYGESALSKRVRDYHVSNLVKDLLALLDALKIKQIAVAGHDWGAGIGWMLAIHHPERVSRYAALSVGHPCAFVSAPMSQKLRSWYMLFFQLRGLAEFLIKANNWSLFRKVFGLPNYEEEVIQRLSRPGRLTAGLNYYRANVDMLFVKNLPSVKMPVLGLFSTGDKYLIEQQMQDSAQYVQAEWRYECIEGVSHWLQLDAPERVSALLIEFFGNAKL
- a CDS encoding DUF1348 family protein — translated: MSTEIKPPLPPFDLDSAVKKARAAENAWNTKDPVAVSLAYTEDSKWRNRSEIFQGRPAIVDFLTRKWAHENGYRLIKEVWAYTDNRIAARFAYEWHDTDGKWFRSYGNENWEFDSRGLMRVRHASINDIPIAEADRLFHWPQGPRPLDHPGLSDLGL
- a CDS encoding PLP-dependent aminotransferase family protein, which produces MRNRADLLNDWNKALADRNKPAYLAIAEAIELEIRQGILSLDDRLPPIRELAKGLSLDYTTVARAYQEAQHRGLITSKAGVGSYVRIQSSSPRGTEPTLIEMTMNMAPEPQEPELLARMRQGTRHVIEQGNFHRLTRYQDFGGSDNDQQAAATWLSGVSPHHEGRTTLVTPGIQGTLAGLMTALVGADNILCAEAVTYPGVKAMAGQLGIRTLGIPTDSEGILPDALEAHCRINDVRALYLNPTIQNPTTRTIGEPRRREIVGVARHFGLKIIEDDPYSKLMRTPPPSFASLAPELTYYVSGLSKTVSAGLRIAFLVCPNELESKRIASSLRATQIMASPVCSALATQWILDGTAQMCLDSIRLLSQKRQMIAKRILGDFNYETNPEGFHLWLNLPSTWNQSAFCGRLLNRGIAIASADMFCLEGNTPNAVRLSLGGNLNDERIEHTLRIISETLHSFPPASAQKQK